The following DNA comes from Coleofasciculus sp. FACHB-1120.
TATACAAACAAAGACTGCCTACGCAATCTTTATAATGTTTGTTTCAGTCCGCGCAGGCAAACTACCCTTTGGGAAGCCGCGATCGCATCTACGTTTGTATAGGCACGAATTACATTCATTGGGTATTTTAGTAACTTATGACTCCTGAAAAGTTTTCCAATCCATTTTTAACTCTCAATTATGAGTCTGCCTTAGAAGCCTTAGGCGATGATTATTTTGATCGAGTAGCAGCGGCAGACTTTCCTAAATATATTCTGCGCTTTCGCAACGATGAATTATTACCAATATTGGGACTGAAACCAGACGCGGTGACAGACGATGATTTTATCGAAGCGTTTGGGATGTTTCAAGGAGTCAAACCGTTCTTAGCTTTGCGTTATCACGGCTATCAGTTTGGAGAATATAACTCTCGATTAGGCGATGGCAGAGGATTCCTCTACGGACAAGTGCGCGGTACGGATGGAGAACTTTATGATTTTGGGACGAAAGGGTCTGGTACGACTCCGTATTCTAGAGGAGGCGATGGTAGACTCACGCTTAAAGGTGGCGTCAGAGAAGTTTTAGCTGCTGAAGCGCTTCACTATTTAGGAGTTCGTACTTCCCGCTGTTTATCGATGATTGAAACGGGAGAAGGACTCTGGAGAGGCGATGAACCTTCTCCAACAAGATCCTCGGTAATGATTCGTTTCAGCCGTTCCCACATTCGTTTTGGAACATTTGAGCGGTTGCACTTTTTTGGGCGCAAGGATTTAATCGAAAAGCTGTTAGACCATGTAATTGAACAATACTATCCTCACCTCAAAGATAAGCAAGACCGATACATTCTGTTTTATGCAGAATTAGTTAAGCGGGTTGCAGAACTTGTTGCTCAATGGATGTCAGTTGGGTTTTGCCATGCGGTTTTAAACACCGATAATATGTCAATTACTGGGGAAAGTTTCGACTATGGTCCCTACGCTTTTATTAACACCTACGATCCCAAATTTACTGCTGCCTACTTTGACTATTACGGACGCTACAGCTACAGCAATCAACCAGGGATTTGCCAGCTCAATTTAGAAATGCTCCAACAACCTTTATCCGCGGTTATTCCTATGGCAGAGATGGAAGTTGCTCTATCCCAATTTGCCGAGCATTATAACCGAACTTACACCGCGCGGATGATTGGTAAA
Coding sequences within:
- a CDS encoding YdiU family protein, which translates into the protein MTPEKFSNPFLTLNYESALEALGDDYFDRVAAADFPKYILRFRNDELLPILGLKPDAVTDDDFIEAFGMFQGVKPFLALRYHGYQFGEYNSRLGDGRGFLYGQVRGTDGELYDFGTKGSGTTPYSRGGDGRLTLKGGVREVLAAEALHYLGVRTSRCLSMIETGEGLWRGDEPSPTRSSVMIRFSRSHIRFGTFERLHFFGRKDLIEKLLDHVIEQYYPHLKDKQDRYILFYAELVKRVAELVAQWMSVGFCHAVLNTDNMSITGESFDYGPYAFINTYDPKFTAAYFDYYGRYSYSNQPGICQLNLEMLQQPLSAVIPMAEMEVALSQFAEHYNRTYTARMIGKLGFENLPNLAAEELVMQTLKLLVETQVSYHGFFWEVTNQFDRNWRDDARNILKADEFLNAPEATALLEDWRNIFLQTLLSFPDSELDNIANRLRHHNPETVLVRPEIEAVWEKIDQEDNWTPFYELVERLRFHKNAIA